A genome region from Cervus canadensis isolate Bull #8, Minnesota chromosome 10, ASM1932006v1, whole genome shotgun sequence includes the following:
- the LOC122448120 gene encoding 60S ribosomal protein L12-like, translating into MPPKFDPNEIKVVYLRCTGGEVGAMSALAPKIGPLGLSPKKVGDDIAKATGDWKGLRIRVKLTIQNRQAQIEVVPSASALIIKALKEPPRDRKEQKNIKHSGNITFDEIVNIAQQIRHRTLARELSGTIKEILGTTQSVGCNVDGRHPHDIIDDINSGAVECPAS; encoded by the coding sequence ATGCCGCCTAAGTTCGACCCCAACGAAATCAAAGTCGTGTACCTGAGGTGCACCGGTGGGGAAGTCGGTGCCATGTCTGCCCTGGCCCCCAAGATCGGCCCCTTGGGCCTGTCTCCAAAAAAGGTCGGTGATGACATTGCCAAGGCAACTGGTGATTGGAAGGGTCTGAGGATTAGAGTGAAACTGACCATTCAGAACAGACAAGCCCAGATTGAGGTGgtaccttctgcttctgccctGATCATCAAAGCCCTCAAGGAACCACCAAGGGACAGAAAGGAGCAGAAAAACATTAAGCACAGTGGAAACATCACTTTTGATGAGATCGTCAACATTGCCCAGCAGATACGGCATCGGACTCTAGCTAGAGAACTTTCTGGAACCATTAAAGAGATCCTGGGGACCACCCAGTCTGTGGGCTGCAATGTTGATGGCCGCCACCCTCATGACATCATAGATGATATCAACAGTGGTGCAGTGGAGTGCCCAGCTAGTTAA